Proteins co-encoded in one Cricetulus griseus strain 17A/GY chromosome 1 unlocalized genomic scaffold, alternate assembly CriGri-PICRH-1.0 chr1_1, whole genome shotgun sequence genomic window:
- the Afm gene encoding afamin, with translation MKHIKFIGFIFFLFSLTESLALPTKPQDVDPFYATHKFIEENTAYLTIIAVAQYVQEVSFDEVEMLVKVMMDYRDRCLANRTLPECSKIANEVIQDMICTTEGLPQKHNVSHCCSKANIERRLCFFYNKKAKTGFLPPFPTLDPEEKCEAYKNNNGSFLNLYMYEVARRNPFVFSPVLLTVAAQFEEAATTCCEQQEKAICFQAKAAPITQYLKASSSYQGTVCGALMKFGPKALNSINTAVFSKKFPKIGFQDLTSLLGDVSTMYDMCCEGDVVHCIRSQSQVMNHICSKQDFISSKIKECCEKKMPERGDCIINTNKEDKPEDLSPREPKFTDSKNVCQEQDSNLDGLLNEFTYEYSRRHNHLSTPELLRITEVYKDLLEDCCSKENPAGCYRHAEDKFNETTEKSLAMVQQECKLFQELEKDALQLHYLVKFTKAAPQLSLEELIYLSKGMMEALTTCCTLSEEFACVDDLADLVLGDLCGVNENRTINPAVDHCCRTDFAFRRHCFEHLQADTTYELPSFSALISALRSDWCQAHKEDLQNKKHRFMVNLVKWMPEITAEERQCLFTKFIAAGEKCDQVQEPETCFRPEASNIGNESEAANKKR, from the exons atgaaacacataaaatttataggctttatttttttcttgttctctttgacTGAATCCCTAGCCCTACCCACAAAGCCTCAGGATGTAG ATCCCTTCTATGCTACCCATAAATTCATAGAGGAGAATACTGCATACCT GACCATCATTGCAGTTGCTCAGTATGTTCAGGAAGTATCCTTTGACGAGGTGGAAATGCTGGTGAAAGTCATGATGGACTACAGGGATAGGTGCTTGGCTAATCGGACACTTCCAGAGTGTTCAAAAATAGCT AACGAGGTCATACAAGACATGATCTGTACTACGGAGGGGCTGCCACAGAAACATAATGTTTCTCACTGCTGCAGTAAAGCCAACATTGAGAGAAGACTCTGTTTCTTCTACAACAAGAAAGCTAAGACAGGCTTTCTGCCCCCTTTCCCGACTCTGGATCCAGAAGAGAAATGTGAAGCTTATAAAAACAACAATGGATCTTTTCTAAACCT CTATATGTATGAGGTTGCCAGGAGGAACCCCTTTGTCTTCTCCCCTGTTCTTCTAACTGTGGCTGCTCAGTTTGAGGAGGCAGCGACCACATGTTGTGAGCAGCAAGAGAAAGCCATTTGCTTTCAGGCCAAG GCAGCTCCTATCACGCAATATTTAAAAGCATCATCTTCTTACCAAGGAACTGTTTGTGGAGCCCTTATGAAATTTGGACCCAAAGCCTTAAATTCTAT AAACACTGCTGTATTCAGTAAAAAATTCCCCAAGATTGGATTTCAGGACCTTACTTCCCTCTTAGGAGATGTTTCTACTATGTATGACATGTGCTGTGAAGGGGATGTGGTGCACTGCATCCGAAGCCAG AGCCAGGTTATGAACCATATTTGTTCAAAACAAGATTTCATCTCAAGTAAAATCAAAGAGTGctgtgaaaagaaaatgccagagCGTGGAGACTGTATCATTAACACAAATAAAGAAGACAAACCAGAAGACTTATCTCCCAGAGAACCTAAATTTACTGACAGCAAAAATGTGTGTCAAGAACAAGATTCTAACCTGGACGGCCTCTTAAATGA GTTTACTTATGAATACTCCAGGAGACATAATCACCTTTCCACACCAGAGCTTCTAAGAATCACTGAAGTGTATAAGGATCTCCTGGAAGATTGCTGTAGCAAAGAAAACCCAGCAGGATGTTACCGCCATGCG GAGGATAAGTTCAATGAGACAACTGAGAAGAGCCTGGCAATGGTGCAACAGGAATGCAAGCTCTTCCAGGAGTTGGAGAAGGATGCCCTGCAACTCCA ttacCTTGTCAAGTTCACCAAGGCAGCCCCCCAGCTGTCCCTGGAAGAGCTCATCTACCTTAGTAAGGGAATGATGGAGGCTTTGACAACCTGCTGCACCCTAAGCGAAGAGTTTGCTTGCGTTGATGACTTG GCAGATTTAGTTCTCGGAGATTTATGTGGAGTAAATGAAAATCGAACTATCAATCCTGCTGTGGACCACTGCTGCAGAACAGACTTCGCCTTCAGAAGACACTGCTTTGAGCATCTGCAGGCTGACACAACCTACGAGCTCCCATCATTCTCTGCACTTATATCTGCTTTGCGTTCAGACTGGTGTCAGGCTCACAAGGAGGACCTTCAGAATAAGAAACACAG GTTTATGGTCAACTTAGTGAAGTGGATGCCAGAGATCACGGCTGAGGAGCGTCAGTGTTTGTTCACAAAGTTCATTGCTGCTGGGGAGAAGTGTGACCAAGTGCAGGAGCCTGAAACCTGTTTCCGTCCAGAG GCTTCAAATATTGGTAATGAAAGTGAAGCtgctaataaaaaaagataa